The following coding sequences lie in one Vitis vinifera cultivar Pinot Noir 40024 chromosome 19, ASM3070453v1 genomic window:
- the LOC100265921 gene encoding ras-related protein RIC2, whose amino-acid sequence MAGYRAEDDYDYLFKVVLIGDSGVGKSNLLSRFTKNEFNLESKSTIGVEFATRTLNVDGKVIKAQIWDTAGQERYRAITSAYYRGAVGALLVYDVTRHATFENVDRWLKELRNHTDPNIVVMLVGNKSDLRHLVAVSTEDGKTYAERESLYFMETSALEATNVENAFAEVLTQIYRIVSKKSVEGGDEGAASSVPAKGERINVKDDASALKRVGCCSG is encoded by the exons ATGGCTGGCTACAGAGCTGAAGATGACTATGACTACCTCTTCAAGGTTGTCTTGATTGGAGACTCTGGTGTGGGCAAGTCCAACTTGCTCTCTAGGTTCACCAAGAACGAGTTCAATCTCGAGTCCAAGTCCACTATTGGTGTAGAGTTCGCTACCAGGACCTTGAACGTCGATGGCAAGGTCATCAAGGCTCAGATTTGGGACACTGCGGGTCAAGAAAG GTACCGAGCCATCACCAGTGCTTACTACCGAGGAGCTGTAGGTGCACTCCTTGTATACGATGTCACCCGACATGCAACCTTTGAGAATGTTGACAGATGGCTGAAGGAATTGAGGAATCACACTGACCCCAACATCGTTGTGATGCTTGTGGGCAACAAATCCGATCTTCGCCACCTTGTGGCTGTCTCAACAGAAGATGGGAAGACATATGCAGAGAGGGAGTCACTCTACTTCATGGAGACTTCTGCACTGGAAGCGACCAATGTAGAGAATGCATTTGCAGAGGTTCTGACCCAGATATACCGCATTGTGAGCAAGAAGTCGGTGGAAGGAGGAGATGAAGGAGCCGCTTCATCTGTACCTGCCAAAGGGGAGAGAATAAATGTGAAAGATGACGCGTCTGCTCTGAAAAGAGTGGGGTGTTGCTCAGGGTAA